The Panicum virgatum strain AP13 chromosome 3N, P.virgatum_v5, whole genome shotgun sequence genome includes the window ACTCATCCTCATTCATGGCCACATGAGTAACAGAGAGGAGGaaatcatcatcgtcatcatcttttttttttgaaccctCTCAAACTGAAAAAATTGTTGTAGTATCTGTTCGCATACATAGAGACGCACTCGAACTCGAAACACCTCCCTACATACACCAACAAACCTACAACAATACACAATCAAAACTCAAAACACATCCTTTGAGAGATCACCGAAGAGCAGAGAATTCGGTGTGCGACGTGGGACGTCACCTCCCATTGTGGCTCCATGCGTGAGAGGGTGCCTGAGATAGCACAGAGCTCGACGAAGCTGCAACCATGACGAGCTCTTCCTTCGTAGAAGAACCAGCTCCACGAGCTCATCGGCAGTGCCGAAGGAGATCACCACCGACGGGGTGGAGTTCGGGAGATCTTATTCCAAaggggacgccgccgccaccactcgaCGCCATCACCGGAAACCGGACCCGAGGGCCGTCGCCGGACCCgagggccgtcgccgccgcgcacgacgCCGACCACCCCCTGCAACTGCTGCACCCGAGGCCGTCACCGACGCCTCGAACACCGGCCCCATCCAGAAGCCGCACCCGACGCCTACCCCCCGTCTGCAGGAGCCGCGAGAGCCGGCCCCCCTCACCCGCAGGCGCCAtggaggtcgccggcgaggaggggaTCCGTCCCCATGGCCTCCTGCCGGAGAGGACGCCGAGCAGAGAAGCTGAGGAGGGGCAAAAGAAGCGGCCACCTCGCCACTACTGAAGAGGAGCAAAAGAAGCGGCCACCTCGCCACTGCTGTCGCCGGGAGCCGAAACAGACAAGATCCGCATCCGCCGCCGAGGGAGCAGGAGCGACGCAGCCCGCAGACGAATCCTTCAGCGGCCATCTCGGCCTCCCGACCACCTGACTCCCCCGAATCGCCAGCGGATGAAGAACTGGATACCCAGCTCGCACCACCAACGAAGAGGAGTAGGAGTATTATTCGCCAGCGCAGTGGAAAGGCCACCAACGCCGCAGATCgaagctccaccgccgccattgGAGACAGTGAGCAAAACCTAGAACACTAACTATCCTAGCTAGCTACTATTCACATCCGGCCGACGAAATCCCCGGTTCCCCGACCTCACCGGCGCCGGAGAGGCagccggagaggagggggaacCGGCGGATTTGGCCCCGGAGCCGGTTCGTCAGATGATGACGATGATTAGGTCTCATAGCTAATCATCGTCATCATCTGACGATGAATCCATCACCAGTTGCATGGAAAGGCTTCATCGACTCATATCGAATCCGTTTTACCTTTCTCCAATTGGAGTTGGAGATCGCGGGGACTCCTTTCGGCGTGACCTTCTGGCGGCTGCGATGGAGATCGGAGTGCAGGTGCTGTGCAGCAATGGAGATTGGAGAGGGAAGGTGCTGTGCGTGAGGGGGCAAGGCGCAGCCCAATTATGGGCCTAATTTTAATATGGGCCTAATTATAATGACGTGgtattttttgaaatattggGGACTAGTTATTAGCATTTTGACGTGGGTTGATATGTTTTTGGgagaaatatttttagggaGAGCCCCCAATACATTGTTTTGgggaaattttttttggcaaactcttggagttgctcttaggtcTTGTTTGGATCTAAGTGCTAACAATGGATAAACgtactaaatttcaaattttagtaCTAGCTCCTCCATATGGAAGTGCTAAATGTTGGGTAGGTTAAATTTTAGATAAGATTTAAAAATTTTAACTTGTGTAAAATTTATTAGCACTCGTGGCACATTATGGATTGACGAGCAGAAGACGCAATTGCAGGGGTCAAAATAAGTTAGTGATATTTTGCTGCTTTTTTCCAGTTATAATTAGAGGATCATGAAAGGAATGGAAAGAAACCCCGGCCGGCCCACAATTACTGATTTTGGGCCGACACACAGGCCCACTAAGTAGTGGTGCTGCCTCTCTACGGATCAAACTTCACATATATTATTACGAACAAGGATTAACTTTATGTTCTAAAAAAGATGCTTTTTAATAGCTTCGCCACACCCACAATTAAGAAGAAAGAGTTTGAAGAACCATGCCAACCCGCATAAAATTAAAGCATCTAAAAATATGGTATCTAAGGGTGCCTATGTAACATCTCTGGACCATGACCATAAGAGTGCTCAACATCTCCCATCTATTGCCCTATTTTAGGATCTTCCTCAAAAAGCCGAGAGtgccttttttttagaaaaaaaagtgTAATCAAGAATATTTCTAGAGAATTTAATATAAGTGGCTAACTTTTTTTTATTGAAATGTTGGTTGGGATGTGTTTTTCCCCTTGGGCCAAATAATACTATATATAAAAGCCATTCATGGACCATCTGAGGGAAAAAAATGGTTAGAAGAAACAATAACCCCCTTGCATTGGCACAACCAAGCAAGAATAACTTGTCGGTCCacctagaaaagaaaaaggagaataaTTTGTCGGTTCCAAAATCTTGGGAGCCAACAAAGTGCAAGAAAGCGTTTGCctcgaaaaaaaaaaagaaacgcaGGTACAAGTACAACCATATCTTTATTAGATActggcttttttttttgggagtaGATAGTAACTTTGTTGATGAGCAGCATCAACAACATCTCATCTCTCGCGACCGCACAGTCTCATCGAGTGTCACCGGCTCATCGCTCTAGCTGTAAGCGTGGCAGCAGAGATCAGCTCCTGCCGAGGCTAGCTACTTTAATTGTTTCAAGTTTTTACTCatttcatttcaaattataattcgtttgaTTTTTTCAACCACCACACgtcttattaaaaaatttacacaaaATGCCGCTTCTTTTGTTGTGATTTGTTTTATTAATAAAACATCTTTTATGATGATTTAAATTGACTATGTTCACATATTTTTTCTTAAATAAGATTAAATTTAAgactaaaataaataaataaattataggccgtgtttggtttccaaaattaaaattccaaattttttttccggcacctgcatggagacttaaatctagacgaaataaaaaacgcattgcgactgctgtttgtaaatggcgagacgaatctaatgaacctaattaggctgtaattaggtgctaaattgctacagtaatactacagtaaataacctctaatgccatattaattagactcattagattcgtctcgcgatttacaaacgagttctgtaattatttttgtgattagtctatgtttagtattttaaatatagaaagatgtcttttcaaaatttttacagcctgcaaccaaacacggccatagtttggaatggagggagtaaatcCAGTGTGGACTGTGGTAGCAGCAAACCATCATCGTCGTGCTTTCCTACCGGTACGGCGGGATGACGACGGCGACCGCGACCACGCCGACCACCGCGGAAAAAGCAGCCGGAGGTGGCCACGTTGACCGCGCGAAGCTAAGCTTAGATTCCCGGCCGTCAGTGAAGCCCTAATCCCGCGACTAGTCAGCCAACGACGGCCGTCGCTTTCAGGGATTAGACATGCGATTGACGTGTTAAACTAGGGGCAGGTCTCTCGCGCGCTTTGACCGTTGGCTGTGTGACCGGCCCGTGATGCGCGCGGGTGTGATGACgtggccgcgccaccgccggccgatGGCTCTGCGGCGCTGGGAGTCTGGGACTGGGACGATCGCGAGcttttgctctttttttttttttgtactgCCGTGTTCACTTCGACGGTTCAATTCGAGCACGTGCGGCTACTGCCATTTTACGGCCACGTCCCtcagcttcttcttctctctttttttttctccctacCGTTGAGAAGCTCAGCTCGAGCACGTCACGTCAcgcaaaataaaaaagaacagTAGGAGTTTTGTGCTGCCCTTAGTACTTTGGACCGTATTGCCCTGCGGTGTGTAATAATCTAATAGAGATGCATAAACCTAGCCCGTGTACTGTAGGTGTACCGTTGGAATATTCTCTTTTTGTTCTGCTTGTCTACTCTCGGCTTATTTGGACTTATTCCAGTTTATCCTTTCTCACAGAATACTATTGAGTCTTCCGAAATCATTTTGTGTTTTAAAGTTTGACATTTCGTACAAGCTAATTGCTTTCATATAAGAAATGGAGTCAGTGGCAATAATTTAATCGATGGTTATTTACAATGCTAGATTTCAAGCTCAAACTAAGCGTAACTCAGCTGGTTAGGTTTCCACACGCGTGCCATGATCTCTCTCGCTCTCGGCATCGCGTACGTATGGGATTTCAGATTTTTATCATCCTTTATTTCCGTGCAAAATCGTGCAAAGCTTTTGCATGCTAAGAAAAAGGTGGATGCCAAAGGAAGGTGTTGAGAAGCGGACAGGTGCATGACATCCAGCCCAAATGGCTAACACTCTACCTCTAACCAATTGCTTGTCGATCAAGGTCAAGCAAGTGCATATGCAAGCTCCCAACTGGTTCTTTTCGGTCCCCCAAGCTTTTCAAGGAAGCGTAAAGCAGGCTTTATTCCTTCCAAATCTGCCTGTTGAGTGGCTTGATGCCATTAGTGGACATGAACAGATTCAGAAGCAATTGCATCAGTTCTTGCAGCAGCACATGCTCAATTCCCCTCTGCGAACTGGAAAAGCTCTAGATGTACCAAAGCTACGGCTGGGGATTCTCACACGTGGTTCGGGGAGTTCTAGTGGAGCTTGAACGGATGATCTTTGGGAGAATCTCTTGCTGGGCAGGAGTTGGAGCTAGTAGGTGCAGGCCATACATGCATAGATGCAGTGTGTTGAGACTTTGTGATAGAGAGTCTCTTTGTGTGATGCAGATTGAAGACAAAAGTTAGTCCTCTACTGTGTGCCTTATCTTGCTCTTCCTGCTGGCTTCTCTCCTGCTTTCTTCTTTCACATTGTGAGCAAGGCAGATGTGAGTGGATCGAGTTATTAGTTCTCCTATATATCTCTTCCTGGCTTCTCTCCtgctttcttccttttttttcttgaggTTATTATTTTGAGCTAGTCTGTGTCAGTGCAATGCTGGTACGGTACACATGTCTGATGTGTTTTCTAAAAAACGAAGATTAGTGAATATGAAGTAAAAAGTAAGGTAGATTGATTATTTCACTATTAGTTACTCTATACAATAGTATTAAGTGTACTTCTATATATACACATGTTGCTTATTACCAAAATCACCTATTCTAAGTAGATAACGGACTACTATAATATACATCACTTCTTAAACTTCCAAGCACAAACTTGGGGAGAAACATTTTGGACGCACACAATTAACTGCCCAAAATCAAACTTTCATTACCAATAAAGGCAATAATCTGTATACTTGTATACATTGCACAATAATGTTGAACACAAAAGTCATAAATAATGCCCTCCTTTCAACCTCTCTATAAGAACATGAATCTTAAGAggcaaaaaacaaagaaaaaaaccacccaaaaggatatatataaaaagagaggaggggggggggtatATACTATATACACAAACTCTCTTACAGTATCTTTTGGAGTTAGAATATATATATGCTAACTATATATGATTTCCTTTTTCTTAAGTTATATATCTAGCTATCAATGACACCACTACTACTCACTAATTATACTATATATATTCGTTTTATTAATTTCAACCCTTTGAAAAAGCATGAAATCTATCCCTCATTGGATCTTCCAGATGTCCTCCAAGGCCCAAAAATTCTCGGTGATCATGCCCTCGGAGAAGCCTTGCACCCACCCGCTGAGCTCCGGGTCCTGAAACTGGCCGCCGCTGCCAGCCtgatcggccgccgccggccacagccCTTGGTGGTTCGCCTCGTGCGGCCagcagccgcctccgccgcccacggccgccATCTCCCCGGCGTGCAGCAGGTTCGCGTAGCAGAGCCCCCCCACGTCGTCGTACGACTCGGCCGTGGTCGCGAAGGAGTCCGAGGACGCCGAGGTGACCATCCCGGCGCCGGAcaggccgtgggcggcggcgacgtcggcggcgtggtggtggtgcgccgcctggaggaggcggcggcggtggtcgtCGGCGTCGACGAGGTGCGGCATCCAGAGGTAGCGCATGGCGTCCTTGAAGCGCTTGCTGTTGGCGTCGCAGTTGAGCTGCTTGGCGTGCTTCTGCACCCGGGTCCTCCAGTAGTTCTTGATCTCGTTGTCCGTCCTCCCCGGCAGGTGCTGCGCGATCTTGGACCACCTGATGGATCGGAGCGAGGACCAGAATGCAATTAGAAGAGACGCTCAGGATCAGGATGGAATATTGGAACAACTACTGTGCATCAAAAGAACTCTCTAGAGAGAGAAGAAGCAAAGCTAAAGCTACATaatctagagagagagagaggcgtgCAGCTTTGAGACTCGTGCAGCTTTCAAATGCACAGTGTGCATGCTGCTGGAGTGAAAGTGATGGGCATCTGTGTGTGCGTCCGTTCCTGCATCCAGTTTGAGAAGAGGACTTACTTGCACGGTCAGAACTTGGTTACTTGGCCTTGCGTACGTGTACGCGTGCCGCCGTCGAGTGTCCGCTAGACGCTACAGCTAGCCGGCCGGCGTCCACACGAGTCTAAAAACtacggcggcgccgtcgtcggcgaAGCTGGCCGGAACAGTGACAGTTACGGTGGTCGGTGGTGGTGTGTAGATGCTACTGATTACGAGCTAGCTAGGAGGAGgtgatagtgatagtgatgGGGGGCGAGATTTGATTATGCGTTGAATAATGATGGTTGATTATTAGTTACCGGTTGCCCCAGCGGGTGTGGAGGTCGAGGATGAGCAGCTGCTCGTCGGCGGTGAAGTTACCGCGCTTCACGTCGGGCCGGAGGTAGTTCAGCCACCGCAGCCGGCAGCTCTTGCCCGTCCGCTTCAGCCCTGCATGCGCGTGTAGAGCTCGATCGATCAGCCATGGATGCAAGGGGGATTTGGGGAGACGGGTGGCCGGCGCGCTGCTTGTTGTGGGCTGGCttaccggcggcgcgggcgagggaGTTCCAGCGGCCCTCGCCGTGGTCGGCGATGTAGTTGACGAGGGTGAGGTCCTCGTCGACGGTCCACGGGCCGCGCCGGAGCTCCAGCTGCTCCTCCTGAtcctgcgccgcccctccgggCTGGCCGTGGTCGTCGTCGAGCTCAACAGGAGCCCCCGGCGAGCTagccctgctcctgctcctgctcctctgGGGTTCGGCCATATTCGTTGTTCACTAATGAATcagttggagagagagagagagagagagagagagagttggtATCTAGCTATAGCTTAATCGAGAAGTGTTGGGGGAGATAGAAAGAGAGACTAGCTAGGGGGGGATTAGTGGGAGAGGGATGGCAACTGGCAAGCCCTTTTATAGCCAATgtgagagagagcgagagagggCATGCGAGGGAATTTATAGCCTATGTTTGAAAGGTGTGAGAGACAAAAAAGAAGAATAGAAGATGGTTGCCTTTAAGTTTCAAATTTATATCTGCTTCGTTCAGAGCCCACTTGAAAGGTTACAAACCACAGCTTGGAATTTTTTTAGCATACACGCCGTTGGAATGGAATCTAACGGCGGGAAATGATGATTGCATTATGTACTTCAGTCGGTGTTCTGTTGATTGAAGACAAGcatctttaattttttttagttgATATCAAACAGGTGCCTACACCTATTCAACCTTAGTTTCCATTTGGAAGTAAGTTAACTTTCAGCCAAAAGGGTTTTTTTGACTGCCAGCTAAATGTCCCTCGAGCAAAAAAGTTTCCAAGATTTGAATGAATGAATGTTCACGCAAAGTTTAACGACCCTTTTGAAACCCATGGCTTGAAATGTACATTTGCCAAGTTTTCATATTTATGAGTTAAGGTCTGTTAGTTTTGTTGGCTGTATGCGATCATAGAGGCCGAAAGAGATAGATATAAttccattttctaaaaaaaagatcAGCTTTGTTCTAGTTGATTAAATTGCTTTGTCATGTATTGAGAAAAGGATTAGTCCAGTGCGTGCATGGGTGATCTCTCTGCTCAAAACCATTTCTGAAAAATATCTATGGCAACAACCTTCCCCTAGGCACCAAAAGTGACCAGTTTTCTATCAACCCAAGCCAGCGATCTCTTTCTCTACATGTCACATGATGTACTGAAAACGTACAGAGAGCACCAATGCATCACCACCGCTTCATCTTCCATCTCACATCACCTTGTTGATGTATGCTAATTCCAGCTCACGTCGACACACGTGAATAAtaccacctctctctctctctctctctctctctctctctctctctctctctctctcatccctccctttctctcttctctctctgtgATAGGCGAAAAGCAACTTCTCCCCGGATCGGTTAGCCGGCCATGTCAAAAACGGGGACGCATCGATGCTTGATGAGCTAGCCTCCCCCGCCCCCCATTTCCAGGTTTCCCAGAGCTCGAGAGGAGGCCCAATGGACACCGCCACGACGAGACGAAAGCTAGGTTTTAGAGATGCTAAATGTGTATCTATATAGACGTGTCAAGTTgaggttagggtttggagggaTGGGATAAACAACACTCGACTTTTGTATGTGATGATAAGCATGATGGCACAAGGCTAGAGATGCAGAGAAAGTAGTAACCGCCACTGCATGCCCATCGACGACAGCTGGGTTGCAACAATAGAAACAAATGATCGATGACGTGGCAATACGTAAAGGGTCTCTGAAGAGCATGTGCAGTTGCGTGGTTCGATTAAAAAAAGGAAATATCACATATTGGTGCTCTATCTATATACAGATTTTTTCCCTTGGctatatgcatatatataaaCAAATGACTATCATTTGAAACGTATATATTTGCAGTTGCCTATTGGTGTAAGACACTCTCCGGGACGAAGAGGTCACAACACCCCTAACGAAGGGAGACAGGAACTCGTGAAAAGAAAACACTAGCACAAAGGCAGCACGAAAATCAAAGCAATAGGGTAATTGCACTGTATTCAATGTGTCCTTTAGAGTTACAAGGtgggtatttatagcccaaaATCTCAACTACTCCCTGGCCAAAATTCCCTTTCTACCCCCTAATTGCCGGCATTTTGGAATATTCTCTGGGCACAACCGTAATGTTACAACTCCCGACACTAATTAGTGGAATTACAGCTGTACACTCCGTACAATACTCTGACAGTGGGGTCGCTTCACTCTTCTTCCCTTCGCGAACGAGGGTCTTCGCTGCTCTGGCGAAGGGGCTCTCTGGGTCGCGTCGCGGCTTATCCCTTCGCCGCACACCCTGTCCCTTCGCTGCGTGAGCCACCTCTTCGCATCTCTTCGGGAGCACTGGTCTTCGCTCGTCGCCCTTCGCCCCGAGACCTTCGGGTGCGCCCTCTTCGCCTTTGCTGGTTGCTTCGCTGCTTCCTCGCTCGCGGCCGAACGCCTTCGGCGTCAACCcgaaggtggcgtccccaacaTTGCCCTGCACACGTAATTTACTATTAAGCCACAACACTCTGCTCTTGTGACACTTAAGTACTTTTATATATACTCTCTTCGTTCTAAAAAGACTGTTGTTTTAGCCATTAAAATTTGTCCAAAAAGAGTGTTTGTTTAGCCTGTATTAAGATTCATCTAATTAAAATAATGCCAAGTACCAAAGAAAAAATTGTATAGAAAAGCGCATAGATCTAGCCAATCAAATGCTTAGCGAGATTCTACTTTTCTAGTTTTAATGCATATGCATTTATTGAGGATCCAGAAAACCAAATAATAAACAACATATATTCTTCCAATCACAATTGCTAAAGTGATAGGAGTAACAAGGTTAGTCTTTCTTAGCATGGTGTAATGTgtctaaaattttctaaaagaACAATATTTTTGGGTTAGAGGGAGCAGACCTTTATCTTCGTGTTACCTCAATGTAAAAAATAGCGGGCTAAGATATTTAGCGGAAATCCTTCCAAAAAGCTAAAAGAGTTATAGCGGAAGTTAAATCATTTAGCGGAATGATAAAATAGTCAATAATTACTTACAAAATAATAAGTATCATTGGTCTAACACTCTAAAATAGACTCAACATTTCTCTTGACTGCCCAACCATGCTCATGCTGCTTTGTCTATGATTCACCCTAGTTATattgattttttatttgttttgacTACATCTTTAGCGGATATTTATTACCACTAAATCTTGTAAAAACCTCTTTAGCGGACATAGCTGACAATATTGTATAGCGTAGCGATACATCTCCTAAAAACCTAATAGCGGGCTATTTTGTACATTGTGTTACCTTCATGTCTCAGTTGATGAGATATTTTTTCCAGCTTATGGATATTCTAACTGTGTAAAAGATCTTATACGCAAATTGCATGTCACATCACTAATGAGCACTAATGCTATTGCTATCAACTTTTTGAGTTATGGCAAGGCACGTGAGATTGCTTCACCACACCGTCCACTTCAATCAAGGGTTTGCAGCCCCTCTACTTTCTTTGACGTTGCAAAATGTTTTCCACAAACTGACAAACAAGTTGAGGTACTAACCACACAACACACGCTTATTAGCTACCAATATGCATGTATCTAGGaatcaaaaaaaatatgcatgAATCTGGCAGCCTGCTGGCACGGCCTAAGATCTCCATTCATTGATACCTTGGAGATAGATCTATAACTTGCAATCATGGACTGTGTGGTTGCAACCAACAACAAAACCTTGCACAATCCAGTCATTTACTAGCTGTTCCTAGGCTCAACGCAACTTGTGGAGTTATTGTCTTATTGCCTCTTTTGTCCAAATAAAAAGGTCACACATGCTACTTGCTCTGGTACGTAGCCGTCCGGTTCTCTTATCGCTTGCGACATGACATGATCTTTCATGCATGACTTTGctgatttttttctctctcggaCACACACCCGGAACACTCTCCGTACTGGAGACTAGTACAGACGCGCTACAGAAAAAATGGCGCTCAACAAATTCTCAAGGACAAGCTAATGCTTGACTttgaatatttatttatttagtatTATTATATTTTATTAGAAACTATTATTGAACTATGATGatatgtgtgtgtgagtgtggaATCTCTTACATAATACTCTACCTATTCCAAAGGAGGCGGTTttaactttattttttttcctaaatCAAATTTATTTAACTGACGGTGGGTGAGTACCGCTAGCCGGGATTCGAGGGAACCCCGTTTAAAGATTCAGCCAGGGATGTAAAGCACGCAAGGATCTCCCTTACGGAAGCGAGTTGAAACGGTGgtttttagacaggttcaggccgcccaGAGGCATAATACCATACGTCCTGTGTGTTGTGATTGGTTCTTTGCTGATCCCAAGTTGGAAAGCACAAGCCCGGAATATCTGAATCAGGTCCCGAAAGACGGGTCCCCTTACACGTCCTGAGATCTTTCTATTTATAGGCAACAACTGCCTTCTCTGCTCCTCTCTAACTCGTGTGAACGCCCCCTTTGCACGGTGGGCGCCGTCTTCCAGGGTTCCCTGCCTTTATCAGGCAGGCAGGCCGCTTTTCGGACCCGCTATAGCAGGCTTTGGGGGGACCCACCAGTGTCAGGGGTGCTATGGGGCGGCCTCGAGGCGTCTCGGGGTGGCCATAGACGCTGGCGGGTGGACCCCTACGTCCCGGGGTGATCCGGGGTCGTCTGGCGGCCCCTCGTGCTCCGGGGTGTCCTAGGGGACATCCGGGGTGGTCCGAGGTGGCCGCGTGGTGGTTCCGGGGTCGCCCCGTGGACCCTTATGATCCGGAGTGACCCTGATCAATCCCGGGGAGATGTCCGGGGTCGCCCTGTTTTTACCATGGCTGAGAGCGCGGTAAACGGCGTGGGTCCCGTCCATCGCCCATCTTCAAGTTGACGGGACAGATAGCTCAGGGATAAGCTATCCGCCGCCTATCTTCTTATTATCTGAGTGCACGGCATCTCCGTAATTATGATGTTTTTACGGGAAAGACGCGCACCCCCTCGGTCTCCGCACTGAGCCTGGAGGCTGGGCGGCGTAACCTCCGGGATTTCCCGCCTGGTAAAGATCATTTTACCATGCGGGTGTCTTCGAGGGGAAGGAAAAGGCCTTCCCGGGCATCACGTGCTGGGCCGGGCTCGGCCCGCTCCATGCGCCCGCCCCCCATTGCCATGGGGCGGCCGTTCTGGGTGAGGAGCCATGGCCGCTCTCGGCTGACGTCGCCGGTTGACGCAGCTGGTGGGCCTCCATCCCTCAACCGTGCATTTGTCCAGGATTATGGGTACCCCAATTCCCATTACGCTGACAATAGCCCCCAAGCCCACTGTCAACCCGTGGAGTGGGTTGGTGGTGGGGCCAAGAGCCCCTTTAATGCCGCGACCGCTCTCCTCCCCACGTCGCCATCGTGGGAGGCCGTAATGAATCTGCCGGGGGATACGAGGTGTCGCCGCAGCCAATTCCCTGGTCGATTCGCCTCCTCTCCTTCCCATAGGTATATAAGCGGAGGGGAGGGCATAGTTGGAAGCTACGCCTTCATCTCGCCTTCAgactctttcttcctcctcaccTCCGCCTCCAACTCCCTAGCTTTCGCCATGGCTCATAGAGGCGCATAAGCGAGTGGCCCTTGCGTCCTCGATTTCACCCCCTCCACCGTCGTCGATGATGCCGGCGTGGAGGTAGATGAGAAGCTGGTGCCGGCGGGCACCGTACTGCACCGGGGCGATGCCTTCCCCGTGCTCTACCATGCTCGAGAGGTAGTGACCTTCCTCTCCTTCTTGCTGGTGGGGTGGCTCCTCCCTTCTCGCCGTTCTTCATGGCGGTGTTGGAGGAGTTCGCCCTCCACCTAGTGCATCTCACCCCCAACGCCATCCTCATGCTGGCGCTTTTTGCGCATGCGTGCGAGACATTCGTGGGGGTGCGTCTGTTGGTGGAGCTCTTTTGCCACTTCTACGGCCCGGTCCGGTCTCCCTCCGTCTCCCCCGGTCCCAGCCCCCGCAGACCTGCACCGTTGGCGGGGTCTTCTTTAGGCGGCGTGGTGCAGGCTTCCTCCCCCTTGTCCGGCGGGACAAGTGGGAGATCTGGGAGCGGCAGTGGCTGTACATGGAGGTGGACAACCCCT containing:
- the LOC120667975 gene encoding uncharacterized protein LOC120667975, whose product is MTSSSFVEEPAPRAHRQCRRRSPPTGWSSGDLIPKGTPPPPLDAITGNRTRGPSPDPRAVAAAHDADHPLQLLHPRPSPTPRTPAPSRSRTRRLPPVCRSRESRPPSPAGAMEVAGEEGIRPHGLLPERTPSREAEEGQKKRPPRHY
- the LOC120666498 gene encoding transcription factor JAMYB-like; amino-acid sequence: MAEPQRSRSRSRASSPGAPVELDDDHGQPGGAAQDQEEQLELRRGPWTVDEDLTLVNYIADHGEGRWNSLARAAGLKRTGKSCRLRWLNYLRPDVKRGNFTADEQLLILDLHTRWGNRWSKIAQHLPGRTDNEIKNYWRTRVQKHAKQLNCDANSKRFKDAMRYLWMPHLVDADDHRRRLLQAAHHHHAADVAAAHGLSGAGMVTSASSDSFATTAESYDDVGGLCYANLLHAGEMAAVGGGGGCWPHEANHQGLWPAAADQAGSGGQFQDPELSGWVQGFSEGMITENFWALEDIWKIQ